One window of Thermocoleostomius sinensis A174 genomic DNA carries:
- a CDS encoding Ycf66 family protein → MVNVGLNWASFLGIALALGGAGLYALRTMRPGLARDQDIVFAAIALLCGGILFFQGWRLDPILQFAQTLSVASAIWFAYEAVRLRGIATEQAKRNTPVVDEERPVSRVYRAELDDYPPLDERDRFPVNRRIRGTREEVRPRDDYDDTRRSTPRRGSERPSLSDRPRRPRSSRSSSLPPDRSERTWDDDSSEQSFRREVIRPSSASDDQPTRPKRSRPSEASRRRSSDYAASDYVDYQPVDRSDDWS, encoded by the coding sequence ATGGTAAACGTTGGACTTAACTGGGCTAGCTTTCTAGGCATTGCCCTGGCGCTAGGAGGGGCAGGCTTATATGCTCTAAGAACCATGCGTCCGGGGTTGGCTCGCGATCAGGATATCGTATTTGCGGCAATTGCTCTCCTGTGTGGCGGTATCTTGTTCTTCCAAGGTTGGCGGCTTGACCCGATTCTGCAATTTGCTCAAACTTTGTCTGTGGCTTCAGCTATCTGGTTTGCTTATGAAGCGGTTCGTTTGAGAGGAATTGCTACGGAGCAGGCGAAACGGAATACTCCTGTTGTCGATGAGGAGCGCCCTGTCAGCCGAGTTTACCGTGCAGAACTAGATGATTATCCTCCACTAGATGAACGCGATCGGTTCCCGGTGAATCGTCGAATTCGGGGAACTCGTGAAGAGGTTCGCCCCCGCGATGATTATGACGATACCCGTCGCTCAACACCTCGGCGTGGCAGCGAACGTCCCAGCCTCAGCGATCGCCCTCGTCGCCCTCGTTCGTCCCGATCTTCCAGTTTGCCTCCCGATCGCTCGGAACGTACTTGGGATGACGATTCAAGTGAGCAGTCGTTTCGTCGTGAAGTGATTCGACCCAGTAGCGCTAGCGACGATCAGCCGACTCGCCCCAAGCGCAGCCGTCCGTCTGAGGCATCCCGTCGCCGCAGTTCAGACTACGCTGCCTCTGATTATGTTGATTATCAGCCAGTGGATCGCTCTGACGATTGGAGCTAG